From the Natrarchaeobaculum aegyptiacum genome, one window contains:
- a CDS encoding helix-turn-helix domain-containing protein → MSEECDVETIGSVLNDAVARSILVHVRSEAMSASTLAERCDVSEVTIYRRLETLRDHDLVTATTVPDRDGHHYKVYRANLHRLTVTLTDDGFDLSVERTETPADRLTRLIEEL, encoded by the coding sequence ATGAGCGAGGAGTGTGACGTCGAGACGATCGGGAGCGTGCTGAACGACGCCGTCGCCCGATCCATCCTCGTTCACGTTCGATCGGAGGCCATGTCGGCCAGCACACTCGCCGAACGCTGTGACGTCTCGGAGGTGACGATCTACCGCCGTCTCGAGACGCTTCGCGACCACGACCTCGTCACGGCGACGACCGTTCCCGACCGTGACGGACACCACTACAAGGTGTACCGGGCCAACCTGCACCGTCTCACGGTCACGCTGACCGACGACGGGTTCGACCTCAGCGTCGAACGGACGGAGACGCCCGCCGATCGACTCACCCGGTTAATCGAGGAGCTGTGA
- a CDS encoding DUF7521 family protein, with product MIPQIDLSFELIVQGTLFSILTVLGLAIVAIAFQGYRRNQSRPMLFLAVGFAAIILPELAMTVVTRIVEISQFWTVTVFQVTNVFAFLCILYAITMDA from the coding sequence ATGATACCCCAGATCGACCTCTCGTTCGAACTCATCGTACAGGGAACCCTGTTTAGCATCCTGACCGTCCTCGGGCTCGCGATCGTCGCGATCGCCTTTCAGGGGTACCGACGGAACCAGAGTCGACCGATGCTGTTTCTGGCCGTGGGGTTCGCCGCCATCATCCTCCCCGAACTCGCGATGACGGTCGTCACGAGAATCGTCGAGATCTCCCAGTTCTGGACGGTGACCGTCTTCCAGGTGACCAACGTCTTCGCGTTCCTCTGTATCCTGTATGCGATCACGATGGACGCGTGA